Proteins from a genomic interval of Pirellulales bacterium:
- a CDS encoding twin-arginine translocase TatA/TatE family subunit: MFGLSPMEIAIVGAVAVLLFGSRLPSVARSLGKSMTEFKKGLSGIEDEVNTASSRPSRVTNYPPADDRDEATAPKFVPPTSEPTAVEPKNENTVGA, from the coding sequence ATGTTTGGTCTGAGCCCGATGGAAATCGCGATCGTGGGCGCCGTTGCCGTGCTGCTCTTCGGCAGCCGTTTGCCGAGCGTGGCCCGTTCGCTGGGCAAGAGCATGACCGAGTTCAAGAAGGGGCTCAGCGGCATTGAAGACGAGGTAAACACCGCCTCCTCGCGTCCCAGCCGCGTCACGAACTATCCGCCGGCCGACGATCGCGACGAAGCGACCGCCCCGAAGTTCGTTCCGCCCACGAGCGAGCCCACGGCCGTCGAACCGAAGAACGAGAATACCGTCGGGGCCTAA
- a CDS encoding twin-arginine translocase TatA/TatE family subunit: MLPLAMIGPTEILIVGAVILLLFGNRLPSVMRSVGRSVVEFKKGVQGIEDDSEGTAPPVTQAKK, translated from the coding sequence ATGCTCCCCCTCGCCATGATCGGTCCTACCGAGATTCTGATTGTTGGAGCCGTGATCCTGTTGCTCTTCGGCAACCGGCTGCCCAGCGTCATGCGCTCGGTCGGACGGAGCGTCGTGGAGTTCAAGAAGGGGGTCCAGGGCATCGAGGACGATTCCGAGGGGACCGCACCCCCCGTGACGCAAGCCAAGAAATAG
- a CDS encoding twin-arginine translocase TatA/TatE family subunit encodes MEIAIVGAVAVLLFGSRLPSVARSLGKSMTEFKKGLNEINEPIRKIGEDDDDDQAGALVAR; translated from the coding sequence ATGGAAATCGCGATCGTGGGCGCCGTTGCCGTGCTGCTCTTCGGCAGCCGTTTGCCGAGCGTGGCCCGTTCGCTGGGCAAAAGCATGACGGAATTCAAAAAAGGTCTGAACGAAATCAACGAGCCGATCCGTAAAATCGGAGAGGATGACGACGACGATCAAGCAGGTGCGTTGGTCGCTCGATAG